A region from the Salvia splendens isolate huo1 chromosome 15, SspV2, whole genome shotgun sequence genome encodes:
- the LOC121769121 gene encoding late blight resistance protein R1-A-like, with product MAAYAALASLAQITDLNRIQNKFLFSIDAKQKVRSIHEYVTSLLSFLEDCPQKDSQRDGKMRDVAYKTEDIIESLMYLPIGNRHSTDVLEEQLRCVTEEFGLMAGQVMEDRPAAASSSSSSSSRLAPFGNDPVIGLEDDLIAMKYRLCSQPSDLQIIPIVGMGGIGKTTLARTLYNDRSIVEHFDVRAWLTVSQDYSPHRSVKMLFDSLNLSREIDESENLSLYIYQHLKWRRYLIVLDDVWETRVWDDLRNIFPASDCNGSRIMLTARELDMAPNSPPHKMRPMDDYQSWELIKQKVFPNSDCPPNLEDVGKKIAQSCTGLPLAVVLVAGLLSSVNVTPSSWEEIAENVRQVVCRGSEDVLSLSYTHLPHHLRPCFLILGGFPEDRSIVASRLIKLWVAEGFLKHEDGCCKSLEEKAEEYLEDLIKRNLVDVTSKKSDGKIKRCSLHDMIETCA from the coding sequence ATGGCAGCTTATGCTGCACTTGCTTCCCTTGCTCAAATTACAGATCTGAATAGAATTCAAAACAAATTTCTCTTTTCTATCGACGCAAAACAAAAAGTCAGATCTATCCATGAGTATGTCACTTCCTTGCTATCGTTCCTTGAAGATTGTCCCCAGAAAGACTCCCAACGGGATGGCAAGATGAGAGATGTAGCTTATAAAACAGAAGATATCATTGAATCTCTCATGTATCTGCCGATAGGAAATCGTCATTCGACAGATGTATTGGAGGAGCAGCTGAGATGTGTGACAGAGGAGTTTGGTTTAATGGCTGGACAAGTCATGGAAGATCGACCTGCTGCTgcttcatcatcttcatcatcgtcatcaaGACTTGCACCTTTTGGCAACGATCCAGTGATTGGTTTGGAAGACGATTTGATAGCAATGAAGTATCGGTTATGTTCTCAGCCATCTGATCTTCAGATTATCCCCATTGTGGGTATGGGGGGAATTGGTAAGACCACTCTCGCTCGAACTCTTTACAATGATCGTTCAATTGTGGAACATTTTGATGTTCGTGCTTGGCTCACGGTTTCGCAAGATTATAGTCCTCATAGGTCTGTGAAAATGCTCTTCGATTCATTGAATTTGTCTAGAGAGATTGATGAATCTGAAAACCTCagtctatatatatatcaacaCTTGAAGTGGAGGAGGTATCTCATTGTACTGGATGATGTTTGGGAAACAAGGGTTTGGGATGATTTAAGGAATATATTCCCAGCTAGTGATTGTAATGGCAGTCGAATCATGTTAACTGCTAGGGAATTGGATATGGCTCCCAATAGCCCTCCTCATAAGATGCGGCCAATGGATGATTATCAAAGTTGGGAGTTGATTAAGCAAAAGGTGTTCCCAAACAGCGATTGCCCTCCTAACTTAGAAGATGTAGGGAAAAAGATTGCTCAAAGTTGTACAGGACTACCCCTTGCTGTTGTTCTGGTTGCTGGATTGTTGTCTTCAGTCAATGTGACTCCATCTTCTTGGGAGGAAATTGCTGAAAATGTAAGACAAGTTGTTTGTCGGGGTTCAGAGGATGTACTCTCTTTGAGTTACACACACTTGCCTCATCATTTAAGGCCGTGTTTTCTCATTCTTGGAGGTTTTCCAGAAGATAGGAGTATCGTTGCTTCAAGACTCATTAAATTATGGGTAGCTGAGGGCTTCTTGAAACATGAAGATGGGTGTTGTAAAAGTTTGGAGGAGAAGGCAGAGGAGTATTTGGAGGATCTTATCAAGAGAAATCTTGTAGATGTGACTAGCAAGAAGAGTGATGGGAAAATCAAGAGGTGCAGCCTACATGATATGATAGAGACATGTGCATAA